GAAGGCGCGGGCGCGAAGACGACCGTCGAGCGCGAGACCCAGCGCGCCTCGCCGCGCAGGGCGGGCCGGAACGTCAGCGGCGTCGGCGACGCGGGCCGACCGACGCGCCAGCCCTCCACCATGGGGCGGTTGAAGCGCACTGTCAGCGACTGCCCTCGCCGCAAGCTCGTCGCGCCCTCCCGCGGCGTCATCACCGCGAGCGCGTCCGGCTGGTCGGCCACGAGCAGCGGCGCGAGCGGCGTGCTCGGCGGCAGCGCCTCTTCGGGCGGCGGCCACGCCGCGACGTGCTCCCAGAGACCCACGGGGACCGTGCTCAGCGCGGGACGATCCGGGGGCGCCTCGTCCCAGGACAGCACCCCGACGAGGACCGCGAGCAGCGCCGCCGCGCCTCCGACCATCCAGGGGATCCAGGCCCTCCGGATGCGGCGCCCGCGGGCCGAGGTTCGATAGGGTCCATCTCCGGGCGGCGGCAGCTCTCGGCTCGTCATGCCGGGAGCCAAACGCAAGCATCGCGCCGCGGGGCCGCGCGCCCGCGCCACGGCGCTCCGCCGCCCGCGACGTGTCTTTGGGCACACGCGGCGTCTTCACGCCGACACGTCCCCGAACGACCCTCACCCGATCAGGAGCGCGAACGAGAGGCTGGCCCGCAAGGACCACCCGCGCTCGGAGAACACCCCGTCGGAGCTGGGGTTGCGGGGCGGCCCGCTGAGCCCGTCGGGTGAGTACGCCGCGAGGCCGAAGCGCCCCTGGAAGCGGAGCCCGTCGCCGATCGGCACCTCGAAGCCGGCGTGGCCGCCCAGCACCATGCCCGCCACCCAGCTGTCGAGGAAGCCATAGAGCATCTGCGCGACGCACACCCCGGCCGTGGCCCCCATCGAGAGCGCGAGCCCGTGGCGCAGACGGAGCACCAACCCCGGCTCGATCGTGGGCAAGAGGTAGGGCTGGACGCGCGAGAACGGCTCGAACAGGGCGCCGCCCTCGAGCCGCCCCTCGAGGCGAAACCACTCGACGTCGAAGCCGCCTCCGACCGAGAGCCCGAGGGCGTGCTCGAGCCGCTGGCCGCCGCGGGGGATCTCGCTGCCGTCGGTGTCTTCGACGCGGCTGCCGGCGAGGATGGGGGCGTCGAGGGCGAACCGGCCGAAGCCCGCGGGCGCGCCCCCCTGCGCGGAGACCGATCCCACCGCCGACGCGAGCCCGAAGGCGGCCACGAACAAACCCCACCGCATGACCCGATGGTGCCCGAGGCGGCCGGATCGTTGCACGCCCTCGGACTGTCAGTCCTCGACGATCGACGCCGAGCGGATGTAGTCGAGGTCCGGGAAGTCACGCCGCAGGTAGGCGTTGCCCTCGCTCTGGATGCGCCCCTGGATCGGCCCGCGGCCGCGCGGCGCGCCCTCGCCGTACCCGGCGTGCAGCCGATCGACCACCGCCATGTCCCGGACCCGGCCGAAGGGCGCGAAGCCCATCGAGTTCAGGCGCGAGTTGTCGGTGAAGCTGATGAAGAACTGCGTGGTCCGGGTGCCCGGGCCCGCCATGGCGTAGCTGACCATGCCGCGCGTGTTCGACTGCACGACCGGATCGTCCGGAATGTTCCGCTCGCGCCAGCGGGTGTTGACGGCGGGATCGCCGTGGAGGCCCGCCTGCGCCATGAAGCCCTCGATGACGCGGAAGAACGCGATGTCCTCGAAGTAGCCCTCGCGCACGAGGGTGTAGAAGCGGTCCGCGCCGTGCGGGGCCCACGCGCGCGTGACGTCGATGAGGATCGGCCCCTTCGTCGTGTCGAGGCGCACCGTGAACGTGTCGGGCGCGCGCTGGTCGCCGGTCTCGACGGCCTGGGCGGGCGGCGCAGGCGGCGGCTCCCGACGAGGCGGCGGCTCCCGGCGAGGCGGGGCGACGCGCTCGGGCGGCGCCTCGTTGCTGCCAGCGTTGCTCGCGGAGCGCAGGCGCGGGAGGTCCTCCGGATCCGTCGAGGGCTCGGCCGAGCGAGAGCAGCCGACGGCCAGGAGCGAGAGCGCGAGGAGCGGGACGAGTCGACGCAAGGGATTCCTCCGAAGTTCGTTGGGAAGAGCGGGCACGGTATAGCGTCTCTCCCTGGTACTGTCTCGCCGTCCATGAAGACCTGGATCGTGCGCGCGCTGGTCGTGATCGGGCTGCTCTTCTTCGGGTGGATCGGTCACTTCTTCCTCGCGCCGCGGGGGCTGGCCTGGATCGTCTGGACCGTCGCGAGCGTCATCGGCGCCTTCGTGGCGCTCGAGGTGATCCTGCGCACGCGCAAGCGCCGCAAGGAGCGCGCGGACTGGGCCCGCTTCGAGGCCGCGGTCACCGATCCCGGGTCTCGGCGAGAGGTCATCCGTGAGCTGGTGCGTGAGATCGACCGGGCGCGCCGCTTCGGCCCCCGCGGGCGCATGCCGCACGCGCGCCTCGCGGTGCGCCTCGCGGAGCTGCACCTGGCGAACGACGACGCCGAGAAGGCGCTCCAGGCGCTCGCCAAGGTCCCGGTCACGGAGCTCGAGCCTCTGCCGGCCGCCGTCGTGCGCTGCGCGCGCGCCCAGGCCTACCTGCACGCGGGCGACGCGGACGGCGCCCACGCCGCGCTCTCTCCCCTCGGCGCCGAGCTCGACGCGGCGGCGATCGGCGATCCGGTGCTGGACGCCACCCTGGCCCTCGCGCGCGGCGGCCTGGCCCTCGAGCGCGGAGATCCGGACGCGGCGCTCCAGGCCGCGCGCTCGGTCACGGCGCTGGCCGAGCCGCACGACGAGCTCTGGGACGAGGCGCGCGCGCTCGAGGCGGCGGCGCTCGACGCGCAGGGCGCGAGCGACGAAGCGGCGGAGACGTTAGGGTCGATCCGAGCGACCGGACGCGCTCGCCTCGAGGCGATCGGGACCGCGCGCGTTCGCCGTCTCCTGACCGCATGATGCACCCCGACACGCGCTGGCTCGAGATCGACGAGGAGCGCTTCGACGCCGAGGCGACGCGGATCGGGGAGCGGCTCCTGCGCGACGCGGCGCTCGTGGCGGGCGGCGTCGCGCACCGGATCGCGGAGGTCGAGCTCTACTACTTCGGCGACCGCCACCGCGACCCGTTCGCGCACCGCGATCCGGCCCAGCTCGAGCCCGGCCGCTGGTACTTCCACAAGAGCGGGCAGAGCTACCGCGGCGGCAGCTTCAAGGGACTCGACCTCAGCCTCGGTCGACGCGGCACCTGGGGCGGCGCGCTCATCCGGAGCGTGCGGGGGCCCGACGGCGCGCTCGTCAGCGGCCCCTCGCTCGTGGTCGACCACCTGCTGCGGCTGACGGGACTGCCCGACGTCGCCTCCCTCGCGGCCCGCGCCGACGCGCTGCTGCAGCTGAAGCCCGGCGCCCCCGTTCCGTCGTCGATCCTTCGGACGGCGCGCGTCGGGCTCACGCTGAAGCGCTTCGAGGACGCCAAGCCCGCCTACCTGATGCGCCCCGATCGCTTCCTCAACGCGCCGGCGGAGATCAAGAAGGGGCGCGTGCACACCGTGGTCGCCTTGCACAAGGCGGGGCTGGACACGCCCGCGATCAAGCGCCGCACGGGCAGCCCCGGCCGGACCATCGAGCGCTACCTCAGCCGCTACGAGGAGGGGCGCGCGCGCGGACGCTTCCAGAGCTTCGTCGGCAAGTCGCTCTCGCCGCTCGACCTGGCCGCCCTCCACGGCGTCTGGGAGGCGCGCTTCGGCGGTTCGTGAGAAGATCGGTGGAGCGTGTCCTACCGCTCTCCCCTGGAAGCCGCCCGCGCCCGCATCTCCGCGCTCGAGGATCTGCTCGACTCGCAGGATCGCGTCGTCACGGGAGAAGGCGATGACGCGGGGGGCAACGCCCTCCGAGAGGTCCGCGCCCTGCTCGCCGAGGAGCGCGCGGAGCACGAGGGCCGCCTCGCGGACCTCCGCCACGAGCGAGAGGCCCTCGACGCCAAGCTCGCGGGGCTCGAGACGCAGCTCGTCGAGGAGCGCGCGCGGCGACAGGCCGAGGTGTCGCTCCTGCGCACCAAGCTGGA
This region of Sandaracinaceae bacterium genomic DNA includes:
- a CDS encoding peptidylprolyl isomerase, which gives rise to MRRLVPLLALSLLAVGCSRSAEPSTDPEDLPRLRSASNAGSNEAPPERVAPPRREPPPRREPPPAPPAQAVETGDQRAPDTFTVRLDTTKGPILIDVTRAWAPHGADRFYTLVREGYFEDIAFFRVIEGFMAQAGLHGDPAVNTRWRERNIPDDPVVQSNTRGMVSYAMAGPGTRTTQFFISFTDNSRLNSMGFAPFGRVRDMAVVDRLHAGYGEGAPRGRGPIQGRIQSEGNAYLRRDFPDLDYIRSASIVED